The Pseudomonas sp. R4-35-07 genome contains a region encoding:
- the iolE gene encoding myo-inosose-2 dehydratase, whose protein sequence is MPAIRIGINPISWSNDDLPALGGETPLSTALSEGKEIGYEGFELNGKFPKDAKGVGDVLRPYDLALVSGWYSSRLARRSVAEEIEAIAGHVELLKQNGASVLVYGEVADSIQGSRIRLIERPRFHGEQAWQAYADKLTELARFTLSQGVRLAYHHHMGAYVESPEDIDQLMARTGPEVGLLFDSGHCYMGGGEPLEVLRKHIARICHVHFKDVRKPVVQLARNQMWSFPDCIVNGTFTVPGDGDINFAELLDVLLAANYAGWLVVEAEQDPAVAPSYIYAKKGYDTLRALLNERT, encoded by the coding sequence ATGCCCGCAATCCGAATTGGCATCAACCCGATCTCCTGGAGCAACGACGACCTGCCGGCCCTCGGCGGTGAAACGCCGCTGAGCACCGCCTTGAGCGAAGGCAAGGAAATCGGCTACGAAGGTTTTGAACTCAACGGCAAATTCCCCAAGGACGCCAAAGGTGTCGGCGACGTACTGCGTCCCTACGACCTGGCGCTGGTGTCCGGCTGGTATTCCAGCCGCCTGGCGCGGCGTTCGGTGGCTGAAGAAATCGAGGCCATCGCCGGCCACGTCGAGTTGCTCAAACAGAACGGCGCGAGCGTATTGGTGTATGGCGAAGTGGCTGATTCGATCCAGGGCTCGCGCATCCGTTTGATCGAACGCCCGCGTTTTCACGGTGAACAGGCGTGGCAGGCCTACGCCGACAAACTCACAGAACTGGCGCGGTTCACCCTGTCCCAGGGCGTGCGCCTGGCTTACCACCACCATATGGGCGCCTATGTCGAATCGCCCGAGGATATCGATCAGTTGATGGCACGCACCGGCCCGGAAGTCGGCCTGCTGTTCGATTCGGGCCACTGTTACATGGGCGGCGGCGAACCCCTTGAGGTGCTGCGCAAACACATCGCGCGCATCTGCCATGTGCATTTCAAGGACGTGCGCAAACCCGTGGTGCAACTGGCGCGCAACCAGATGTGGAGCTTTCCCGACTGCATCGTCAACGGCACCTTCACCGTCCCCGGCGATGGCGATATTAACTTTGCCGAATTGCTCGATGTGCTGCTGGCCGCCAACTACGCGGGCTGGCTGGTGGTCGAGGCCGAGCAGGACCCGGCCGTGGCGCCCAGCTACATCTATGCAAAAAAGGGCTATGACACCTTGCGTGCGCTGCTCAACGAGAGGACTTAA
- the iolB gene encoding 5-deoxy-glucuronate isomerase, translating into MSLLVKSNKRGQTMVALEAGRLEYVGFSAYRLSLGETLPVSAGDKELCLVLLSGRVNIEGEGFDWQNLGDRQSVFEDKSPFAAYLPPGTQAQVSALSDVQIAVCAAPGASGYTPRLIRPEQCKRSVRGKGANTRYVCDILPDSEPAHSLLVVEVRTPSGHSSSYPPHKHDLDDLPHQSFLEETYYHQVNPPQGFVFQRVYTDDRSIDQAMAVENSDLVVVPKGYHPVSVPYGYESYYLNVMAGPKRAWHFHNDPQHSWLLDL; encoded by the coding sequence ATGAGCTTGCTGGTCAAGAGCAATAAACGTGGGCAAACCATGGTCGCCCTGGAAGCCGGGCGCCTGGAGTATGTGGGTTTTAGCGCTTATCGCCTGAGCCTGGGCGAAACCCTGCCGGTCAGCGCCGGTGATAAAGAGCTGTGCCTGGTGCTGCTCAGCGGCCGGGTGAATATCGAAGGCGAGGGCTTCGACTGGCAGAACCTGGGGGATCGTCAATCGGTATTTGAAGACAAATCCCCGTTCGCCGCCTACCTGCCGCCGGGCACTCAGGCCCAGGTCAGCGCCTTGAGTGACGTGCAGATCGCAGTCTGCGCCGCGCCCGGTGCGAGCGGTTACACCCCGCGCCTGATCCGCCCGGAGCAGTGCAAGCGCAGCGTGCGTGGCAAGGGCGCCAACACCCGCTACGTGTGCGACATCCTGCCCGACAGCGAGCCGGCGCATTCGCTGCTGGTGGTGGAAGTGCGCACGCCGTCCGGGCATTCGTCGAGCTACCCGCCGCACAAGCACGACCTTGATGACCTGCCGCACCAGAGCTTTCTGGAAGAAACCTACTACCACCAGGTCAACCCGCCCCAGGGCTTCGTGTTCCAGCGGGTCTACACCGACGATCGCAGCATCGACCAGGCCATGGCCGTGGAAAACAGTGACCTGGTGGTGGTGCCCAAGGGCTATCACCCGGTCAGCGTGCCGTACGGCTACGAGTCGTATTATCTGAACGTGATGGCCGGCCCCAAGCGCGCCTGGCACTTCCATAACGACCCGCAGCACAGTTGGCTGCTGGACCTCTGA
- a CDS encoding TIM barrel protein — protein MKSPLRFALNRMVAPNLSLPDFIQLAVALKCDAIEIRNDLKDRQIEYGAPASRVRQLCAAQGIKVLSINALYPFDVWNDQRRAQAIELATYARECGAQGLVMCPFNEPGDTRNEAQRAAGLRTALSELAPILREHGILGFIEPLGFEECAMRRKRVAVDAIQSIGGLDVFRLVHDTFHHHLAGEHEFFPELTGLVHISGVEDAEAPLNSIRDGHRVLVGEGDILGNAAQIDTLLSTGYSGYLSFEPFATSVHELADIQQALGASIAHLQKR, from the coding sequence ATGAAGTCGCCGTTACGTTTTGCCCTTAACCGCATGGTCGCGCCCAACCTGTCCCTGCCGGATTTCATCCAGTTGGCCGTGGCCTTGAAGTGCGACGCCATCGAGATCCGCAATGACCTCAAGGACCGCCAGATCGAATACGGCGCCCCGGCCAGCCGCGTGCGCCAATTGTGCGCGGCCCAGGGCATCAAGGTGCTGTCGATCAACGCCTTGTACCCCTTTGATGTGTGGAATGACCAGCGCCGTGCCCAAGCGATCGAGCTGGCCACCTATGCCCGGGAATGTGGCGCGCAAGGCCTGGTGATGTGCCCGTTCAACGAGCCGGGCGACACCCGCAACGAAGCCCAGCGCGCCGCCGGTTTGCGCACGGCGCTAAGCGAGTTGGCGCCGATCCTGCGCGAGCACGGGATTCTCGGTTTTATCGAACCGCTGGGCTTCGAAGAATGCGCCATGCGCCGCAAGCGCGTGGCGGTGGACGCGATCCAGTCCATCGGCGGCCTGGATGTGTTCCGCCTGGTGCACGACACCTTCCATCATCACTTGGCCGGCGAGCACGAGTTCTTCCCTGAGCTGACCGGGCTGGTGCACATCTCCGGCGTGGAAGATGCGGAGGCGCCGCTCAATTCGATCCGCGACGGCCACCGCGTGCTGGTGGGCGAGGGCGACATCCTCGGTAACGCTGCGCAGATCGACACCTTGCTCAGCACTGGCTACAGCGGCTACCTGTCGTTCGAGCCGTTTGCCACTAGCGTGCATGAGTTGGCGGATATCCAGCAGGCCTTGGGGGCAAGCATCGCCCACCTACAAAAACGTTAA
- the iolD gene encoding 3D-(3,5/4)-trihydroxycyclohexane-1,2-dione acylhydrolase (decyclizing), whose protein sequence is MTTTRLTMAQALVKFLDNQYIEVDGVQSKFVAGVFTIFGHGNVLGLGQALEQDSGDLVVHQGRNEQGMAHAAIGFAKQHLRRKIYACTASVGPGAANMLTAAATATANRIPLLLLPGDVYASRQPDPVLQQVEQFLDLSISTNDAFRSVSKYWDRINRPEQLMTAAIHAMRVLTDPADTGAVTLALPQDVQAEAWDYPDCFLQKRVHRIERRPATAAMLGDALAAFSGKRKPLIICGGGVKYSGANAALQAFAERFDIPFAETQAGKSAVVSSHPLNVGGIGETGCLAANLLAPEADLIIGIGTRYTDFTTSSKSLFKHAEVKFLNLNICPGDALKLDGVQVLADAKVALEALADALGDYRSGWGEQIADAKAQLDAEVDRVHQVEYHGDDFVPEVDDHLDRAVLREFIELTGSCLTQSRVLGVLNATLADDAIIVAAAGSLPGDLQRAWRSKGVNTYHVEYGYSCMGYEINAALGVKLAEPSKEVYALVGDGSYMMLHSELATSIQERRKINVVLLDNMAFGCINNLQIGNGMDSFGTEFRYRNPESGKLDGGLVPVDFAMSAAAYGCKTYKVSSVEQLEAALADARTQTVSTLIDIKVLPKTMVHGYLSWWRVGVAQVSTSERTNAAAKKLNEHLAKARQY, encoded by the coding sequence ATGACCACAACCCGACTGACTATGGCCCAGGCCCTGGTGAAGTTCCTGGATAACCAATACATCGAAGTCGATGGCGTGCAGAGCAAATTCGTCGCCGGCGTGTTCACGATATTCGGCCACGGCAATGTGCTGGGCCTGGGCCAGGCGCTGGAGCAGGACAGCGGCGACCTGGTGGTGCATCAGGGCCGTAACGAGCAGGGCATGGCCCACGCTGCCATCGGTTTCGCCAAGCAGCACCTGCGGCGCAAGATCTACGCGTGTACCGCATCGGTCGGGCCCGGCGCGGCAAATATGCTCACCGCTGCGGCGACCGCGACGGCCAACCGTATTCCGTTGCTGCTGTTGCCGGGCGATGTCTATGCCAGCCGTCAACCGGACCCGGTGCTGCAACAGGTCGAACAGTTCCTCGACTTGAGCATCAGTACCAACGATGCATTCCGTTCGGTGAGTAAATACTGGGACCGCATCAACCGTCCCGAGCAACTGATGACGGCGGCGATTCATGCGATGCGCGTGCTCACCGACCCCGCCGACACCGGCGCGGTGACCTTGGCGCTGCCTCAGGACGTGCAGGCTGAAGCCTGGGACTATCCCGACTGTTTCCTGCAAAAGCGCGTGCACCGTATTGAGCGTCGCCCAGCCACCGCCGCGATGCTTGGCGATGCGCTGGCGGCCTTCAGCGGCAAGCGCAAACCGTTGATCATCTGCGGTGGCGGGGTTAAATACTCCGGCGCGAATGCCGCGTTGCAGGCCTTCGCCGAGCGCTTCGATATTCCCTTCGCCGAAACCCAGGCGGGCAAGAGCGCGGTGGTTTCAAGCCACCCGCTGAACGTTGGCGGCATTGGTGAGACCGGCTGCCTGGCGGCCAACCTGCTGGCACCCGAGGCGGATCTGATCATCGGCATCGGCACCCGTTATACCGACTTCACCACGTCGTCCAAATCCCTGTTCAAGCACGCCGAGGTAAAGTTTCTCAACCTCAATATTTGCCCCGGCGATGCGTTGAAACTCGACGGCGTGCAAGTGCTGGCCGACGCCAAGGTTGCCCTCGAAGCGTTGGCCGATGCCCTCGGTGATTACCGTTCCGGCTGGGGCGAGCAGATTGCTGATGCCAAGGCGCAGTTGGATGCCGAAGTGGACCGCGTGCATCAGGTCGAATACCACGGTGATGACTTCGTGCCGGAAGTCGACGACCACCTGGACCGCGCGGTACTGCGCGAATTCATCGAGCTGACCGGCTCATGCCTGACCCAAAGCCGAGTGCTTGGCGTGCTCAACGCGACGCTCGCCGATGACGCAATCATCGTCGCCGCCGCCGGCAGCCTGCCCGGCGATCTGCAGCGCGCCTGGCGCAGCAAGGGCGTCAACACCTACCACGTCGAGTACGGCTATTCGTGCATGGGCTACGAGATCAACGCCGCCCTAGGTGTGAAGCTGGCCGAGCCGAGCAAAGAGGTGTACGCGCTGGTCGGCGATGGCTCCTACATGATGCTGCATTCAGAGTTGGCCACCTCGATTCAGGAGCGGCGCAAGATCAACGTGGTGCTGCTCGACAACATGGCCTTCGGTTGCATCAACAACCTGCAGATCGGCAACGGCATGGACAGCTTTGGCACCGAGTTCCGCTATCGCAACCCCGAGAGCGGCAAGCTCGACGGCGGCCTGGTGCCGGTGGATTTCGCCATGAGCGCGGCGGCTTACGGCTGCAAGACCTACAAGGTCAGCAGCGTGGAACAGCTTGAAGCGGCTCTGGCCGATGCGCGTACTCAAACCGTGTCGACCCTGATCGATATCAAGGTACTGCCCAAGACCATGGTCCATGGCTACCTGTCGTGGTGGCGGGTGGGCGTGGCGCAGGTGTCCACCAGCGAACGCACCAACGCCGCCGCGAAAAAACTCAATGAACACCTGGCCAAGGCCCGGCAGTACTAA
- a CDS encoding Gfo/Idh/MocA family protein has product MSLKLGVIGTGAIGRDHIRRCSQTLLNSQVVAVTDINLEQAAKVVAELKLDAEVYPDGHALINSPQVQAILVTSWGPSHEEFVLAAIAAGKPVFCEKPLAVTAEGCRRIVEAEVAHGKRLVQVGFMRPYDEGYRALKAVIDSGQIGEPLMLHCAHRNPTVGENYKTDMAITDTLIHELDVLRWLLNDDYVSVQVVFPRKTSKALAHLRDPQIVLLETAKGTRIDVEVFVNCQYGYDIQCEVVGESGIAKLPEPSQVQLRSEAKLSNAILMDWKDRFIGAYDVELQAFIDSVRAGQVGGPSAWDGYAAAVAADACIEAQGSGQIVKVSLPNRPHFYG; this is encoded by the coding sequence ATGTCGTTGAAGCTTGGAGTGATCGGTACCGGTGCCATCGGCCGTGACCATATTCGTCGTTGCAGCCAGACCCTGCTCAATAGCCAGGTGGTGGCGGTCACCGATATCAACCTGGAACAGGCGGCTAAGGTGGTGGCCGAGTTGAAGCTGGACGCCGAGGTATACCCGGATGGTCACGCGCTGATCAACTCGCCGCAGGTGCAAGCCATACTGGTGACCTCGTGGGGGCCGAGCCACGAGGAGTTCGTGCTCGCCGCCATCGCTGCGGGTAAACCGGTGTTCTGCGAGAAACCCCTGGCCGTGACCGCCGAAGGCTGCCGCAGGATCGTCGAGGCCGAAGTGGCGCACGGTAAACGCCTGGTGCAAGTCGGGTTCATGCGCCCCTACGACGAAGGCTATCGCGCCTTGAAAGCCGTGATCGACAGCGGCCAGATCGGCGAGCCGCTGATGCTGCACTGCGCGCATCGCAACCCGACGGTGGGCGAAAACTACAAGACCGACATGGCGATTACCGACACCCTGATTCACGAACTGGATGTACTGCGTTGGCTGCTCAACGACGACTACGTCTCGGTGCAGGTCGTGTTCCCGCGCAAGACCAGCAAAGCCCTGGCCCATCTGCGCGACCCGCAGATCGTGCTGCTGGAAACCGCCAAGGGCACGCGCATCGACGTCGAAGTGTTCGTCAACTGCCAATACGGCTACGACATTCAGTGCGAAGTGGTGGGGGAGAGCGGCATCGCCAAATTGCCCGAGCCTTCCCAGGTGCAACTGCGCAGCGAGGCCAAGCTGTCGAATGCGATTCTGATGGATTGGAAAGACCGGTTTATCGGCGCCTATGACGTGGAATTGCAGGCGTTCATTGACAGTGTGCGGGCCGGGCAAGTGGGCGGGCCGTCGGCGTGGGATGGCTATGCGGCAGCGGTGGCGGCGGATGCGTGTATTGAAGCGCAGGGCAGTGGGCAGATTGTCAAGGTCAGCCTGCCAAACCGACCACACTTCTACGGCTGA
- a CDS encoding Gfo/Idh/MocA family oxidoreductase, with protein MRIGLVGYGHGGRFFHAPLIATLPGATFVGVVTRSPERRQQLNTDLPGVKAFDSIGQIVEAGVDALVISTTLKGRPALVLEAIEHGVAVVSDKPFAANAEQAQALITAAERQGTLLSVYQNRRWDSDYLTLRKLIDAGALGEITRFESRVERYSPQAVGNASGGGWLRDLGSHLVDQALQLFGPVDKVFAQLQFTPEHPNVDHGFFVSLTHANGVVSHLWGNALQNCQAPRFRVSGTLGCYTVDGLDGQEEALMAGKSPKTEGEHWGAEEHRRWGWFEQGPERERVPSEKGCWTQFYRQLQTAVQGQGPLPVDAYDALETTRILDAARLSAERQQVVSTKIE; from the coding sequence ATGCGAATCGGACTGGTCGGCTATGGCCATGGAGGGCGCTTTTTTCATGCGCCACTGATTGCAACATTGCCGGGCGCCACGTTTGTGGGGGTGGTGACCCGTTCACCCGAGCGGCGCCAGCAATTGAATACCGATCTGCCAGGGGTAAAGGCCTTCGACAGCATCGGCCAGATCGTCGAAGCCGGCGTCGATGCCCTGGTCATCTCCACCACCCTCAAGGGCCGCCCGGCGCTGGTGCTGGAAGCCATCGAACACGGCGTGGCGGTGGTCAGCGACAAGCCCTTCGCCGCCAACGCCGAGCAGGCCCAGGCCTTGATCACCGCCGCTGAACGTCAAGGCACGCTGCTCAGCGTCTATCAGAACCGACGTTGGGATTCGGATTACCTGACCCTGCGCAAACTCATCGATGCCGGTGCCTTGGGTGAGATCACCCGGTTCGAGTCCCGTGTCGAACGCTACAGCCCGCAGGCAGTGGGCAATGCCAGCGGCGGAGGCTGGTTGCGCGACCTAGGCAGCCATCTGGTGGATCAGGCCCTGCAATTGTTCGGCCCGGTGGACAAGGTATTCGCTCAATTGCAATTCACCCCTGAGCACCCCAACGTCGATCACGGCTTCTTCGTGTCCCTGACCCACGCCAATGGAGTGGTTTCCCATTTGTGGGGCAACGCCCTGCAGAACTGCCAGGCCCCGCGTTTTCGCGTCAGCGGCACCTTGGGTTGTTACACCGTGGACGGGCTGGATGGCCAGGAAGAAGCATTGATGGCCGGCAAGTCGCCGAAAACCGAAGGCGAGCACTGGGGCGCGGAGGAGCATCGACGCTGGGGCTGGTTCGAACAGGGGCCGGAACGCGAGCGAGTGCCCTCTGAAAAGGGCTGCTGGACCCAGTTCTATCGGCAATTGCAAACGGCGGTGCAAGGCCAGGGCCCATTGCCCGTGGACGCCTATGACGCGCTGGAAACCACCCGTATATTGGACGCTGCACGCCTCAGCGCCGAGCGCCAGCAGGTGGTTTCAACAAAAATAGAATAA
- a CDS encoding sugar ABC transporter substrate-binding protein, protein MKTPIRFTALALSMLLASGVATAADIKVGVSMSAFDDTFLTYLREDMDKQAKSYPKGDGVQLQFEDARADVVKQLSQVENFISQKVDAIIVNPVDTASTANIIKAATAAKIPLVFVNRRPDQKDLPKDVVAVTSDDVEAGKLQMQYIAEKLGGKGKIVILLGDLANNSTTNRTKGVKEVLANYPGIKIEQEQTGTWLRDRGMTLVNDWLTQGREFNAVLANNDEMAIGASMALKSAGTKPGTVLIAGVDGTPDGLNAITKGEMAASAFQDAKGQAVGSVEAARKMARNEPVEQNVVIPFKLITPDNVKDFK, encoded by the coding sequence ATGAAGACCCCGATCCGTTTTACCGCGCTGGCCCTGTCGATGCTGCTCGCCAGTGGCGTCGCCACGGCCGCCGACATCAAGGTGGGCGTGAGCATGTCCGCCTTCGATGACACCTTCCTCACCTACCTGCGCGAAGACATGGACAAGCAAGCCAAGTCCTATCCCAAGGGCGACGGCGTGCAACTGCAGTTCGAAGACGCCCGCGCCGATGTGGTCAAGCAACTGAGCCAGGTCGAGAACTTTATCAGCCAGAAAGTCGACGCCATCATCGTCAACCCGGTGGACACCGCCTCGACAGCCAACATCATCAAGGCTGCCACCGCCGCGAAAATTCCGCTGGTGTTTGTCAACCGCCGTCCCGACCAGAAAGACTTGCCCAAGGACGTGGTCGCGGTGACGTCCGATGACGTTGAAGCCGGCAAGCTGCAGATGCAGTACATCGCCGAAAAACTCGGCGGCAAGGGCAAGATCGTGATCCTGCTCGGCGATCTGGCGAACAACTCCACCACCAACCGCACCAAGGGCGTGAAGGAAGTGTTGGCCAACTACCCGGGCATCAAGATCGAGCAGGAACAGACGGGTACCTGGCTGCGCGACAGGGGCATGACCCTGGTCAACGACTGGCTGACCCAGGGCCGTGAGTTCAATGCCGTACTGGCCAACAACGACGAAATGGCGATCGGCGCGTCCATGGCGCTCAAATCGGCAGGCACCAAACCCGGCACCGTGTTGATCGCCGGGGTTGACGGCACGCCGGACGGCCTCAACGCAATCACCAAGGGAGAGATGGCCGCCTCGGCGTTCCAGGATGCCAAGGGCCAGGCCGTGGGCTCGGTGGAAGCGGCGCGCAAGATGGCCAGGAACGAGCCGGTGGAGCAGAACGTGGTGATCCCGTTCAAGCTCATCACCCCGGACAACGTCAAAGACTTCAAGTAG